The Heyndrickxia acidicola sequence CACTTTCAAGAATGCCATTTGTCCGCACAGCACCACCGCCGACAACAAGATGCTCGGCACCCACCTCTGAAGCGAATGCTGCTACACTTTCAATTTTCATTAATTCTTCTTCCAAAATATCCGGGAAAATAAAATTCCCGCCGGTATAAACACCAATCAATGTTAAAGAATGATCTTTCATTAACTTTAAAAATACATCTTTATTGTCCTTATATTGCATGAGGTTTCCATCGAATATTTCAAAGCCTGTATATCCGGCTTCCGCAATATCCTTTAATGCATCTTCTGTTGATCCATTGGCAAGGTAGTACAGGTCCTTAACTGAAGTAACTCCAGCCGGGTGTCCAACTACGCCCCCCCAGGTATTTGTTTGATAACCTAACTTCATGATAAACCTCCATATCTGTTGGAATTTAGTATTCCAACGTTCAAATTAGAAAATCCACAATGAGTTCTCTCTTAATAAAAGTAATCGATTACATTACATTATAAAAATTTTTTTGATGTTGTGAATTAACTCTATTTTAGCAATTTAAAAGAAACAACCAAAATGTAATCCATTACATTTTATCGTACAGTTATTCAGCTTTTTCTAAAGAGATTTTCTCTATTTTTGTCAGATAAAATGCCATCTGACAAAATCAAAGGATTTTGTACGCCCTTACAAAAAATATTGTAATCGATTACACCTCAAAATGCAACCCTTTACTTTAAATTGTCGCAAATAGTTTTCCAATATTTCTATGGAAATGCCTCCATTTTTTTCATATAGCTCGAATATGGAAGAGAATGCCGAAATTCAGCACCCATGGTACAGGAAGGTACTTCGTAAAGGTAGTTCCTTTCCCTTCAGAACGAACAACCTTAATAGAGCCGCCAATCTGATGAATAATCTCTTTACAAACACTTAAACCTAATCCGGTTCCTTGATCCTTTGTGGAAAACTTGCAATGGTTTTACCAAAGCTTTTACTGCCGCCTATCACAATGCTGCTTTATTTTTTAATTCCAGGTTCATATATACTATTCCTTCCTTATGGTTTTCTTATGGTTTTGGTTATTGTTTTTTTAAGTTCCAACTCTAATTTAAACGAATAAGGATTAACTCTAAGCTGAGTTAATCCTTAAACCAGTTATTTTATTACTGTTGCACTATATAAATCAGCTTTAAACGGTTCATTAATCAATTTTTCCACTTCTTTCACAAAACTTTTAAAGTGGGAGGTTTGTTCATGCTCTTGTATTGCTTTTTCATCCTTCCATTTCTCTAAAAAGAGAAAGTGATTGGTACCTTCCGGAGCTTCATAGTATTGATAACTAATATTGCCATCCTCTGCTTGCGAGGAATTCGTTACCATCTCAGCCAGCTCCAGGAATTCGTTCCGATTCTGAGGATTGACCTTGAAGTATGCATGGATAATAATCATTTTATATTCCCCCTGGATAAAGATTTAAATAATTCCTAAAAACCAGTATGACCTTGACGTGCTTGTTTCTGCAACCTAACATTCTTTGCGGTTTTTCTTTCTTCAGAAGGCACCTTCATAAAATGCATTAGTACCGTACCAAGGAAGTACATGCCCGCGAAGATCCACATAACCCCATGAACACCAATGAGTCCGATAAAAGCGCCAACGATTGCCGGTGCGATAAAGTAGGACATTCCCGCACCAAAGCTTACAATGGCCATCGCAGAACCTTTTTTCTCAGGTGCCATTGAAGCTACCAGAGCAGAAAGCGGAACAAAACCACAAAGAACAATTCCCATGATGATCCCGACAATATTTAAGGCCAAGAAACTGCTTCCAAAAATTTGCGGTGTATAAAGCAAAACCAGCAACATTACACCCATGCCAAAGCTGCCAAGCCACATAATCGTTTTGCGCCAGCCCAACCATTTATCACTAATATAAGGAATGATAAGGTTAAATATGATATTCGCAAACCACATGGTTCCCCATACTTGAAGCCATTGTTCCGTTGTGAATCCATATTTAGATTTCAAGTACAGCGGGAAAAAGATTGGCAATGAACCAATGCCTGTCGAATTAATAATCCGGACCACGCCGCCTATTGCCACTTTCGGTTGTTCCATACAAATGGTTAAACCGCTTATTAAGCTCTTCAACTTTTCTTTTCCATTGCCAGCTTGTCCCATTGCATCATCTTTAACAACAAGCACACCAACTAAACCTCCAACAAACACCCAAATCACTGCACTCCATAACAGACCGATATATCCGATCTTTGGCAGCATGAAGGCCGGAAAAAAACTACCTACAACATAAAGCCCACCGCTCCAACATGCCCAAAACAGTCCTACAGCAGTTGCTAAAATCCGATCCGGACTGCGATAAGTAACCCACACTAAAAATGAATAGCAAAATAAAGGATAGCCCAAGCCTCTAAGCCCATATGTTGGCAGCATAACGGCGTAATTGTTTGGCTTTAAACCATATTGAATAAATAGAACTTGACCAACCAGCCAAGCAATCATTCCAATGATCATGACTTTTCTGGGACCCCACATTTCTGTGAGTACACCAGAAAAGTACGACGCAACGGCCAACACGCCTCCATATACTGCAAAAAGAGTAGCAGACTGTTGAACAGTCAATCCCTTTTCAATAAGATATGGTGATAACCATGCATGCTCGAGACCGTCCCCGGCCATGAATATTAATGTTGCAACAAATCCCCAAACAACCCCCATTGGAAGGCCGCCAATACTACGTTCCCCAACTGTTACCGTTTTCATTTTTAGCACCTCTATTTTCTTAAATATTAGGGCAAATAGGAGAGACATTCCTCCTATAGTTCTTACGCCCACCACATTTCTGTTAATCGCTCTTTGAACAACGTTCCTTTTAACAACGTAATCGCTTTCATCAATCCTTCATCGATGGATGCAAGCATATCCTCATGTTCAATCGAAAGAACATAATCGTATCCAACCGCTCGAAGGGTGCTGACAATGTCTTTCCAGGCTTTTTCATCATGACCATAACCGACAGAGCGGAATGTCCATGAACGATCCAAAACTTTGCTGTAATGCTTCGTATCAAGAACACCGTTCACTTTAATGTTTGCCTGATCCAGATAAGTATCTTTGGCATGGAAATGGAAAATGGCATTTTCTCTGCCCAGCT is a genomic window containing:
- a CDS encoding putative quinol monooxygenase — its product is MIIIHAYFKVNPQNRNEFLELAEMVTNSSQAEDGNISYQYYEAPEGTNHFLFLEKWKDEKAIQEHEQTSHFKSFVKEVEKLINEPFKADLYSATVIK
- a CDS encoding MFS transporter, with the protein product MKTVTVGERSIGGLPMGVVWGFVATLIFMAGDGLEHAWLSPYLIEKGLTVQQSATLFAVYGGVLAVASYFSGVLTEMWGPRKVMIIGMIAWLVGQVLFIQYGLKPNNYAVMLPTYGLRGLGYPLFCYSFLVWVTYRSPDRILATAVGLFWACWSGGLYVVGSFFPAFMLPKIGYIGLLWSAVIWVFVGGLVGVLVVKDDAMGQAGNGKEKLKSLISGLTICMEQPKVAIGGVVRIINSTGIGSLPIFFPLYLKSKYGFTTEQWLQVWGTMWFANIIFNLIIPYISDKWLGWRKTIMWLGSFGMGVMLLVLLYTPQIFGSSFLALNIVGIIMGIVLCGFVPLSALVASMAPEKKGSAMAIVSFGAGMSYFIAPAIVGAFIGLIGVHGVMWIFAGMYFLGTVLMHFMKVPSEERKTAKNVRLQKQARQGHTGF